TGCCAGCCCTCGGTCAGGGGCCAGTCGTGGCCGGGCATGAGCAGCGAGGACGACAGGATCGGCTCGCCGAGCTCGCGGACGATCGCGAGCGCGACGTGGTGGTCGGGGATGCGCACGCCCACGGACCGCTTCTTGGCGTGCGCGAGCCGCCGCGGCACCTCGGGCGTGGCCTGCAGGATGAACGTGTAGGGCCCGGGGGTCGCGGCCTTGATCGCGCGGAACGCGGTGTTGGGCAGGACGACGAGCTGGCCGAGCTGTGCGAAGTCCGAGCACACGAGCGTGAGGTGGTGCTTGTCGTCGAGGTGCCGCAGGCGTCGGATGCGCTCGGCGCCCTGCGCGGAGCCCATGGTCGTGCCGAGCGCGTAGCAGGAGTCGGTGGGGTAGGCGATGACGCCGCCGTCGCGCAGGACGTCGGCCGCCTGCGCGACGAGGCGCGGCTGCGGGTCGTCGGGGTGCACGTCGAGGTACCGGGCCATGCGGCCACCGTAGCCCTGGGCCGTCCGGCCCGCCGGTCGGCCGGGACGGTCGCCGTGGCCCTGACCAGGACCTTCGTCATCCGGGTGGCACCCTGAGGGATCCGTGGGGTGGCTCAGGGGTACACCCGGGGGGAAACCCGATCGACTCGGGGCCGGGCGCGGGGCCAGGATCGTCGTCGTGACAACTGCGATGCTTCCCCCCGACCCGGCCCGCGTGATCGCGTCCGCTCGGGGCCTGACCAAGACGTACGGCCGCGGCGACACCGCCGTGCACGCGCTCGCGGGCATCGACGTCGACTTCGAGCGCGGTCGGCTGACCGCGACGATGGGCCCCTCGGGCTCCGGCAAGTCGACGCTCATGCACTGCATGGCCGGCCTCGACAAGCCCACCGCCGGGACGGTGACGGTCGACGGCGAGGCCGTCTCCGCTATGTCGGAGCGG
The sequence above is a segment of the Cellulomonas palmilytica genome. Coding sequences within it:
- a CDS encoding L-threonylcarbamoyladenylate synthase, translating into MARYLDVHPDDPQPRLVAQAADVLRDGGVIAYPTDSCYALGTTMGSAQGAERIRRLRHLDDKHHLTLVCSDFAQLGQLVVLPNTAFRAIKAATPGPYTFILQATPEVPRRLAHAKKRSVGVRIPDHHVALAIVRELGEPILSSSLLMPGHDWPLTEGWQIKDELDHELDAVVDAGDCGTTPTTVVDWTSGSPEVVREGAGDPDRFR